The proteins below come from a single Micromonospora citrea genomic window:
- a CDS encoding substrate-binding domain-containing protein, whose translation MTQHSRDMSRRRLLFGGAAVGAGVLLAGCTSNEAKPTEAQTKAAAAPGGNNEPGKRVVIGFSAPAADHGWIAAITNNAKAQAGTYSDVEFKSVEAGADAAAQRAALSTLISQKPDVIVLLPHDGKELNAFGLEAMKAGVPVVNLDRAFPDARAYRLQIKGDNYGMGVAAATYMIEQFKAKGVSNPVIAEIAGMDELELTQERSKGFLDTLTASGFKVANRRAARFTADSGQQEAAQLLQALPKIDALWNHDDDQGIGVLAAVNQSGRKEFFMVGGAGSKKAMEDIQADNTVLKATVTYSPSMASSAISLARLIGQGRGMSDLVELQVPKEIILASETITKENAGSYLKLGF comes from the coding sequence ATGACCCAGCACAGTCGCGACATGTCGCGTCGCCGGCTGCTCTTCGGCGGGGCCGCCGTCGGCGCCGGCGTGCTGCTCGCCGGCTGCACCAGCAACGAGGCCAAGCCGACCGAGGCGCAGACCAAGGCGGCGGCCGCGCCGGGCGGCAACAACGAACCCGGCAAGCGGGTCGTCATCGGCTTCTCCGCGCCGGCCGCCGACCACGGCTGGATCGCCGCCATCACCAACAACGCCAAGGCGCAGGCCGGGACGTACTCCGACGTGGAGTTCAAGTCGGTCGAGGCCGGCGCGGACGCGGCGGCCCAGCGGGCGGCGCTGTCCACGCTGATCTCGCAGAAGCCCGACGTGATCGTGCTGCTGCCGCACGACGGCAAGGAGCTCAACGCGTTCGGGCTGGAGGCGATGAAGGCCGGCGTGCCGGTGGTCAACCTGGACCGGGCGTTCCCCGACGCGCGGGCCTACCGGCTCCAGATCAAGGGCGACAACTACGGCATGGGCGTGGCCGCCGCCACCTACATGATCGAGCAGTTCAAGGCCAAGGGCGTCAGCAACCCCGTGATCGCCGAGATCGCCGGCATGGACGAGCTGGAGCTGACCCAGGAGCGGTCGAAGGGCTTCCTCGACACCCTGACGGCGAGCGGCTTCAAGGTCGCCAACCGCCGGGCCGCCCGGTTCACGGCCGACTCGGGGCAGCAGGAGGCGGCGCAGCTGCTCCAGGCCCTGCCGAAGATCGACGCGCTCTGGAACCACGACGACGACCAGGGCATCGGCGTGCTGGCCGCGGTCAACCAGAGCGGCCGCAAGGAGTTCTTCATGGTCGGCGGCGCCGGCTCGAAGAAGGCGATGGAGGACATCCAGGCGGACAACACGGTGCTGAAGGCGACGGTGACCTACAGCCCCTCGATGGCCTCCTCGGCCATCTCCCTGGCCCGGCTGATCGGCCAGGGCAGGGGCATGTCCGACCTGGTGGAACTCCAGGTGCCCAAGGAGATCATCCTCGCCTCGGAGACGATCACCAAGGAGAACGCGGGCAGCTACCTCAAGCTCGGGTTCTGA
- a CDS encoding Gfo/Idh/MocA family protein: MVGYAFMGAAHSQAWRTVNRVFDLPARARMSLICGRDAGKVADAADRLGWDAYTTDWRDLIARDDIDVVDVCTPGDSHAEIALAALAAGKHVLCEKPLANTVSEARAMAAAAVTAQAAGVRSMCGFNYRRVPAVAMMRQFVADGRLGVIRHVRATYLQDWIVDPQFPLVWRLQRDKAGSGALGDIGAHIIDLTQYVTGRRITGVSAVTETFVKERPLPAGSSGLAATVDGAAVDGNGADGHRPATGAVTVDDAAVFVARLDGGVLATYEASRFATGRKNALRVEINGSLGTVAFDLERLNELEFYDATRPAGEQGFSRILVTEGEHPYMSAWWPPGHLIGYEHSFTHQARDFVEAVATGVDPAPSFVDGLQVQLVLDAVTRSAELGSSWTEVEPALATVAA, from the coding sequence ATGGTCGGCTACGCGTTCATGGGCGCCGCGCACTCGCAGGCGTGGCGCACCGTGAACCGGGTGTTCGACCTGCCGGCGCGGGCCCGGATGTCGCTGATCTGCGGCCGGGACGCCGGGAAGGTGGCCGACGCCGCCGACCGGCTCGGCTGGGACGCGTACACGACGGACTGGCGCGACCTGATCGCCCGGGACGACATCGACGTGGTCGACGTCTGCACGCCCGGGGACAGCCACGCCGAGATCGCCCTCGCCGCGCTGGCCGCCGGCAAGCACGTGCTGTGCGAGAAGCCGTTGGCCAACACGGTCTCCGAGGCCCGGGCGATGGCCGCCGCGGCGGTCACCGCGCAGGCCGCCGGGGTGCGGTCGATGTGCGGGTTCAACTACCGGCGGGTGCCGGCGGTCGCGATGATGCGCCAGTTCGTCGCCGACGGGCGGCTCGGGGTGATCCGGCACGTCCGGGCGACGTACCTGCAGGACTGGATCGTGGACCCGCAGTTCCCCCTGGTGTGGCGGTTGCAGCGGGACAAGGCCGGCTCCGGCGCGCTCGGCGACATCGGCGCGCACATCATCGACCTGACCCAGTACGTCACCGGCCGGCGGATCACCGGGGTCAGCGCGGTCACCGAGACGTTCGTCAAGGAGCGGCCGCTGCCGGCCGGGTCGAGCGGGCTGGCGGCGACGGTGGACGGGGCGGCGGTCGACGGCAACGGCGCCGACGGTCACCGCCCGGCCACCGGGGCGGTCACCGTCGACGACGCGGCGGTCTTCGTGGCCCGCCTCGACGGCGGCGTGCTGGCGACGTACGAGGCGAGCCGCTTCGCCACCGGACGCAAGAACGCCCTCCGGGTGGAGATCAACGGCTCGTTGGGCACGGTGGCCTTCGACCTGGAACGCCTCAACGAGCTGGAGTTCTACGACGCGACGCGACCCGCCGGCGAGCAGGGTTTCAGCCGCATCCTGGTGACCGAGGGGGAGCACCCGTACATGTCCGCGTGGTGGCCGCCCGGCCATCTCATCGGCTACGAGCACTCCTTCACCCACCAGGCGCGCGACTTCGTCGAGGCGGTCGCCACCGGCGTCGACCCGGCGCCCTCCTTCGTCGACGGGTTGCAGGTCCAGCTGGTGCTGGACGCGGTGACCCGGTCGGCGGAGCTGGGCTCCTCGTGGACCGAGGTGGAGCCGGCCCTGGCCACGGTCGCCGCCTGA
- a CDS encoding inositol-3-phosphate synthase yields the protein MRTGVWLVGARGSVATTSIVGALALRSGLTGPTGCVTELPDLRGPALPAFTDLVLGGHDVVTTPLAKRAEALAAAGVLPGRLVAALPDELAAVERELRPAPAGGTQADRAAVTVRDLTDFRRRHGLDRVVVVNVSATEPAARPHPGHADPDALAAALAGGDEVLPPSSLYAYAAVRAGCPYVDFTPSTGLRLPALVALAAERGIPYAGHDGKTGETLVKSVLAPMFAMRHLAVRSWSGVNLLGGGDGATLADPAANAAKVESKQRVLGETLGHLPQGGTRIEYVEALGDFKTAWDLVTFAGFLGTGMRMEFTWHGCDSALAAPLVLDLARLTAAAHAAGHAGPLTDLAFFFKDPLGSPTHSLADQWTRLCGFAHRLHAGGTDAAPR from the coding sequence ATGCGCACGGGTGTCTGGCTGGTGGGAGCACGCGGCTCGGTCGCGACCACCAGCATCGTGGGGGCGCTCGCCCTGCGGTCCGGGCTCACCGGCCCGACCGGCTGCGTCACCGAGCTGCCCGACCTGCGCGGGCCCGCCCTGCCGGCCTTCACCGACCTGGTCCTCGGCGGGCACGACGTGGTCACCACCCCGCTGGCGAAGCGGGCCGAGGCCCTGGCCGCCGCCGGCGTGCTGCCCGGCCGGCTGGTCGCCGCCCTCCCCGACGAGCTGGCCGCCGTCGAACGCGAGCTGCGTCCGGCCCCCGCCGGCGGCACCCAGGCGGACCGGGCCGCCGTGACCGTACGCGACCTCACCGACTTCCGCCGCCGGCACGGGCTCGACCGGGTCGTGGTGGTCAACGTCTCGGCCACCGAACCCGCCGCCCGTCCGCACCCGGGCCACGCCGACCCGGACGCGCTGGCCGCCGCGCTCGCCGGTGGCGACGAGGTGCTGCCGCCCAGCTCCCTCTACGCGTACGCGGCGGTGCGCGCCGGCTGCCCGTACGTCGACTTCACCCCGTCCACCGGGCTGCGACTGCCGGCCCTGGTGGCGCTGGCCGCCGAGCGCGGGATCCCGTACGCAGGGCACGACGGCAAGACGGGGGAGACGCTGGTCAAGTCCGTGCTCGCGCCGATGTTCGCGATGCGGCACCTGGCGGTGCGCTCCTGGTCCGGCGTCAACCTGCTCGGCGGCGGCGACGGCGCCACCCTCGCCGACCCGGCGGCCAACGCGGCCAAGGTGGAGAGCAAGCAGCGGGTGCTCGGCGAGACCCTCGGCCACCTGCCGCAGGGCGGCACCCGGATCGAGTACGTCGAGGCGCTGGGCGACTTCAAGACCGCCTGGGACCTGGTCACGTTCGCCGGGTTCCTCGGCACCGGGATGCGGATGGAGTTCACCTGGCACGGCTGCGACTCCGCGCTGGCCGCGCCCCTCGTGCTCGACCTGGCCCGGCTCACCGCCGCCGCGCACGCCGCCGGCCACGCCGGCCCCCTGACCGACCTCGCCTTCTTCTTCAAGGACCCGCTCGGCTCGCCCACCCACTCGCTGGCCGACCAGTGGACCCGACTGTGCGGCTTCGCCCACCGGCTGCACGCGGGAGGCACCGATGCCGCGCCTCGCTGA
- a CDS encoding SCO3242 family prenyltransferase, with protein MPRLADLAELVRAPAALSVPGDVVAGAAAAGTLGRRTPALAAASVLLYWAGMAANDWADRRLDAVERPERPIPSGRVAPGAALGLAAGLTAAGVALATAAGGRRAATVAVPLAAAVWGYDLAAKSTPAGPAVMAACRGLDVLLGATGGRMLRAVPAAVTVAAHTWTVTALSRREVSGADAALPLRTLAGTALVAAGAAAPRVAPPVRDRRPGAGAEPPGRAPRRGPAAALPALLAGWYAARYGAAQARAAADPRAGRVRAAVGAGITGLPALQGALTARAGAGLLGLAVAAAAPLGGRLARRISPT; from the coding sequence ATGCCGCGCCTCGCTGACCTCGCCGAACTCGTCCGGGCGCCGGCCGCGCTCTCGGTGCCCGGGGACGTCGTCGCCGGGGCGGCGGCCGCCGGCACCCTCGGGCGGCGTACGCCCGCGCTGGCCGCCGCGTCCGTCCTGCTCTACTGGGCGGGGATGGCGGCCAACGACTGGGCCGACCGCCGACTCGACGCCGTCGAACGCCCCGAGCGGCCCATCCCCAGCGGCCGGGTGGCCCCCGGGGCCGCGCTCGGCCTCGCCGCCGGGCTCACCGCCGCCGGGGTCGCGCTGGCCACCGCCGCCGGGGGCCGGCGTGCCGCGACGGTCGCGGTCCCGCTCGCCGCCGCCGTCTGGGGGTACGACCTGGCGGCGAAGTCGACCCCCGCCGGCCCGGCCGTGATGGCCGCCTGCCGAGGGCTGGACGTGCTGCTCGGCGCGACTGGCGGCCGGATGCTGCGGGCGGTGCCGGCGGCGGTCACCGTCGCCGCGCACACGTGGACGGTCACCGCCCTGTCCCGCCGGGAGGTCAGCGGCGCCGACGCCGCGCTGCCGCTGCGTACCCTCGCCGGCACCGCCCTGGTCGCCGCGGGCGCCGCCGCGCCGCGCGTCGCCCCGCCGGTGCGGGACCGCCGTCCCGGCGCAGGCGCCGAACCGCCCGGCCGCGCCCCCCGGCGGGGCCCGGCCGCCGCGCTGCCCGCCCTGCTGGCCGGCTGGTACGCGGCCCGCTACGGCGCGGCCCAGGCCCGGGCCGCGGCCGACCCCCGCGCGGGCCGGGTGCGGGCGGCGGTGGGGGCCGGCATCACCGGGCTGCCCGCGTTGCAGGGCGCCCTCACCGCACGCGCCGGGGCCGGGCTGCTGGGGCTGGCGGTGGCGGCGGCCGCGCCGCTCGGCGGCCGGCTCGCCCGAAGGATCTCCCCGACATGA
- a CDS encoding sugar phosphate isomerase/epimerase family protein: MTAPTRPAPGPRGPAAADGGLRFGYGTNGFANHRLTDALAVLADLGYEGVALTLDHDHLDPFAAALARRVAAVARRLAALDLAVVVETGARYLLDPWHKHAPTLLHDDPARRVEFLRRAVRIGADLGAEAVSLWSGVRPDAVAPETAWDRLVAGCATVLDAAEAAGTTLGFEPEPGMLVEDIAGWRRLRAALGDPARFGITLDIGHCRCLEPRPVPECVREVGAYLVNVQIDDMRRGVHEHLEFGAGEIDFPPVLRALGEAGYRGLVAVELPRHSHAAPAVAARSLDFLRAAATEAAHPETGDAATEAARRQR; encoded by the coding sequence ATGACCGCCCCGACCCGTCCCGCGCCGGGCCCCCGGGGGCCGGCGGCGGCCGACGGCGGGCTCCGGTTCGGCTACGGGACCAACGGGTTCGCCAACCACCGGCTGACCGACGCGCTCGCCGTCCTCGCCGACCTGGGCTACGAGGGCGTCGCGCTCACCCTGGACCACGACCACCTCGATCCGTTCGCGGCCGCGCTGGCCCGCCGGGTGGCCGCCGTCGCCCGCCGGCTCGCGGCGCTCGACCTCGCCGTGGTCGTCGAGACCGGCGCCCGCTACCTGCTCGACCCGTGGCACAAGCACGCCCCGACGCTGCTGCACGACGACCCGGCGCGGCGGGTCGAGTTCCTGCGCCGGGCCGTGCGGATCGGCGCCGACCTGGGCGCGGAGGCCGTCTCCCTCTGGTCCGGCGTACGCCCCGACGCCGTCGCACCGGAGACCGCCTGGGACCGGCTGGTCGCCGGCTGCGCGACCGTGCTCGACGCCGCCGAGGCGGCCGGCACGACCCTCGGCTTCGAGCCGGAGCCGGGCATGCTGGTCGAGGACATCGCCGGCTGGCGCCGGCTGCGCGCCGCGCTCGGCGATCCGGCCCGCTTCGGCATCACCCTCGACATCGGGCACTGCCGCTGCCTGGAGCCGCGGCCGGTCCCCGAGTGCGTCCGCGAGGTGGGCGCGTACCTGGTCAACGTGCAGATCGACGACATGCGCCGGGGCGTGCACGAGCACCTGGAGTTCGGCGCGGGGGAGATCGACTTCCCGCCCGTGCTGCGGGCCCTGGGCGAAGCCGGCTACCGGGGCCTGGTCGCCGTGGAGCTGCCCCGGCACTCGCACGCCGCCCCCGCCGTCGCGGCCCGCTCGCTCGACTTCCTGCGCGCCGCCGCGACGGAGGCGGCACACCCCGAAACGGGTGACGCCGCGACGGAGGCGGCACGCCGGCAACGGTGA
- a CDS encoding EboA domain-containing protein, giving the protein MTPDQLRAALRGVPEPDWLDEALRRVAADPATIDRFFPAAGRRCGRAPLPGAPGWSADEAARALLLTALPTDHATHAETRYRQGDAAEKRAVLKALPLLPVGAAGTPLLHDAIRTNDTRLLAAALGPYARHLDPPAWRQAVLKCVFTGVPLAVVHDLDARADGELAAMLASLAAERQAAGRAVPADATDLLTRLRDIQEA; this is encoded by the coding sequence ATGACACCGGATCAACTGCGGGCCGCGCTGCGGGGCGTACCCGAGCCCGACTGGCTCGACGAGGCGCTGCGGCGGGTGGCGGCCGATCCGGCGACGATCGACCGGTTCTTCCCGGCCGCCGGGCGGCGCTGCGGCCGGGCGCCGCTGCCCGGGGCGCCCGGCTGGAGCGCCGACGAGGCGGCCCGGGCGCTGCTGCTGACCGCGCTGCCGACCGACCACGCGACCCACGCCGAGACCCGCTACCGGCAGGGCGACGCCGCCGAGAAGCGGGCCGTGCTCAAGGCCCTGCCGCTGCTGCCGGTCGGCGCGGCCGGGACGCCGCTGCTGCACGACGCGATCCGCACCAACGACACCCGGCTGCTGGCCGCCGCCCTCGGCCCGTACGCCCGGCACCTCGACCCGCCCGCCTGGCGGCAGGCGGTGCTCAAGTGCGTCTTCACCGGCGTGCCGCTGGCCGTGGTGCACGACCTCGACGCCCGCGCCGACGGCGAACTCGCCGCGATGCTCGCGTCCCTGGCCGCCGAGCGGCAGGCCGCCGGGCGCGCCGTGCCGGCGGACGCGACCGACCTGCTCACCCGGCTGCGCGACATCCAGGAGGCCTGA
- a CDS encoding TatD family hydrolase has translation MRIFDPHIHMTSRTTDDYERMAAAGVRAVVEPAFWLGQPRTSPASFADYFDSLVGWEPFRAGQFGIRHHATVALNPKEANDPRCRPVLDLLPRYLDKDAVVAVGEIGYDSMTPEEDEAFAAQLALAVAHDLPALVHTPHRDKARGVERSLAVVAESGIEPGRVVLDHLNEVTVGLVRDTGCWLGFSIYPDTKMSPPRMVELLRTYGTERVLVNSAADWGRSDPLLTRATGEAMLLAGFTDDDVDRVLWRNPVEFYGQSGRLDLTGLDAAVDAGTGTWAGNSILRGGS, from the coding sequence ATGCGCATCTTCGACCCGCACATCCACATGACCTCGCGGACCACCGACGACTACGAGCGGATGGCCGCCGCCGGCGTCCGGGCGGTGGTGGAGCCGGCGTTCTGGCTCGGCCAGCCCCGCACCAGCCCCGCCTCCTTCGCCGACTACTTCGACTCGCTCGTCGGCTGGGAGCCGTTCCGGGCCGGACAGTTCGGGATCCGCCACCACGCCACCGTGGCGCTGAACCCGAAGGAGGCCAACGACCCGCGCTGCCGCCCGGTGCTCGACCTGCTGCCGCGCTACCTCGACAAGGACGCCGTGGTGGCGGTCGGCGAGATCGGCTACGACTCGATGACGCCGGAGGAGGACGAGGCGTTCGCCGCCCAGCTCGCCCTGGCCGTGGCCCACGACCTGCCGGCCCTGGTGCACACCCCGCACCGGGACAAGGCGCGCGGCGTCGAGCGCAGCCTCGCGGTGGTGGCCGAGTCGGGGATCGAGCCGGGCCGGGTGGTGCTCGACCACCTCAACGAGGTGACGGTGGGGCTGGTCCGCGACACCGGCTGCTGGCTGGGCTTCTCCATCTATCCCGACACCAAGATGTCCCCGCCGCGCATGGTGGAGCTGCTGCGGACGTACGGGACGGAACGGGTGCTGGTCAACTCGGCGGCCGACTGGGGGCGCTCGGACCCGCTGCTCACCCGGGCCACCGGGGAGGCGATGCTGCTGGCCGGCTTCACCGACGACGACGTGGACCGGGTGCTGTGGCGCAACCCGGTCGAGTTCTACGGCCAGTCCGGGCGGCTCGACCTGACGGGCCTGGACGCCGCCGTCGACGCCGGGACGGGCACCTGGGCCGGCAACTCGATCCTGCGTGGCGGCAGCTGA
- the eboE gene encoding metabolite traffic protein EboE, translating into MRLRHAGGDTVHLGYCTNVHPAEDLAGILRQLDTHAVPVREALGADLLGLGLWLAAPVAAELAADPAARRRLRAALAARGLEVVTLNGFPYAAFQAPVVKGDVYHPDWTTPERLAYTLDLARVLADLLPDDAARGSVSTLPLAWRRPWDAAHADAARHRLDQLAAGLAAVERATGRSVRVGFEPEPGCVVESTGQAVAALSGVDTERLGVCLDLAHLACAWEEPADALGRLRTAGLPVVKVQVSAAIEAPAGATPALRRWVEPRFLHQTRAAGCAGAADPADPAHAADDLDAALEARLPGPWRVHYHVPLHAPPEPPLGSTLPVLRAALAALYAGPEAGCDHLDVETYTWGVLPAARRPRTDAELAAGIAAELAFARAELVALGLAPAGRAVPATAEVRR; encoded by the coding sequence ATGCGGCTGCGGCACGCCGGCGGCGACACCGTCCACCTCGGCTACTGCACCAACGTGCACCCCGCCGAGGACCTCGCCGGCATCCTGCGCCAACTGGACACCCACGCCGTGCCCGTACGCGAGGCGCTCGGCGCCGACCTGCTCGGCCTCGGGCTGTGGCTGGCCGCCCCGGTCGCCGCCGAGCTGGCCGCCGACCCGGCCGCCCGCCGCCGGCTACGGGCCGCGCTGGCCGCCCGAGGGCTGGAGGTGGTCACCCTCAACGGCTTCCCGTACGCGGCCTTCCAGGCGCCCGTGGTCAAGGGCGACGTCTACCACCCGGACTGGACCACGCCAGAGCGGCTCGCGTACACCCTGGACCTGGCCCGGGTGCTCGCCGACCTGCTGCCCGACGACGCGGCCCGGGGCTCGGTCTCCACCCTGCCGCTGGCCTGGCGGCGGCCCTGGGACGCCGCCCACGCGGACGCCGCCCGGCACCGGCTGGACCAGCTCGCGGCCGGTCTCGCGGCCGTCGAGCGGGCGACCGGCCGCAGCGTGCGGGTCGGGTTCGAGCCGGAGCCGGGCTGCGTGGTGGAGAGCACCGGGCAGGCCGTCGCGGCGCTGTCCGGCGTGGACACCGAGCGGCTCGGCGTCTGCCTGGACCTCGCCCACCTCGCCTGCGCGTGGGAGGAGCCCGCCGACGCGCTGGGCCGGCTGCGCACGGCCGGACTGCCGGTGGTGAAGGTGCAGGTGTCGGCCGCCATCGAGGCGCCCGCCGGGGCGACGCCGGCGCTGCGCCGCTGGGTGGAGCCGCGCTTCCTGCACCAGACCCGCGCGGCCGGCTGCGCGGGGGCCGCCGACCCCGCCGACCCCGCCCACGCCGCCGACGACCTGGACGCCGCCCTGGAGGCGCGGCTGCCCGGCCCGTGGCGGGTGCACTACCACGTGCCGCTGCACGCCCCGCCCGAGCCGCCGCTGGGCTCGACCCTGCCGGTGCTGCGCGCCGCGCTGGCCGCGCTCTACGCCGGGCCGGAGGCGGGCTGCGACCACCTCGACGTCGAGACGTACACCTGGGGGGTGCTGCCGGCCGCGCGGCGCCCGCGCACCGACGCGGAGCTGGCCGCCGGCATCGCCGCCGAGCTGGCCTTCGCCCGCGCGGAGCTGGTCGCCCTCGGCCTCGCGCCGGCGGGCCGCGCGGTCCCGGCGACGGCGGAGGTACGGCGATGA
- a CDS encoding alkaline phosphatase family protein has product MSRRLVVLDVVGLTPRLLAHMPRLRAVADAGFRAELGTVLPALTCPVQSTFLTGELPAGHGIVGNGWYFRDLGEVLLWRQHHALVGGEKLWQAARRVEPGFTVANVCWWYAMGADVDWTVTPRPVYRADGRKEPDCYTDPPELHDALTDGLGTFPLFSYWGPGAGLASSAWICRAAERILADHAPDLTLVYVPHLDYDLQRFGPSSPRAAAAAAELDGVLGPLLDAARARDATVVVLSEYGITDVSRPVDVNRALRAEGLLRVHTQAGMEYLDPWTSRAFAVADHQVAHVHVRDPADVPAVAALCAGLPGVAEVLDADGRAAYGLDHPRAGELVLVAEPDAWFTYYYWLDDARAPDFARLVDIHRKPGYDPAELFFDPAAPLAAKRRAAVALARKKLGMRYLMSVVGLDAGARAVRGSHGRLPADPADGPVLLCSDPSAARDRVAATEVKALLLELAGLAPPALPGTVPPPRRAGPSTPASAGPSTPASAGPSTPASAGPSTPASAGPPTPQSAGPSREEA; this is encoded by the coding sequence ATGAGCCGGCGGCTGGTGGTGCTGGACGTGGTGGGGCTGACCCCGCGCCTGCTGGCGCACATGCCGCGGCTGCGCGCGGTCGCCGACGCCGGCTTCCGCGCGGAGCTGGGCACGGTGCTGCCCGCGCTGACCTGCCCGGTGCAGTCGACGTTCCTCACCGGGGAGCTTCCGGCCGGGCACGGGATCGTCGGCAACGGCTGGTACTTCCGGGACCTCGGCGAGGTGCTGCTCTGGCGGCAGCACCACGCCCTGGTCGGCGGCGAGAAGCTGTGGCAGGCGGCCCGTCGGGTCGAGCCGGGCTTCACGGTCGCCAACGTCTGCTGGTGGTACGCCATGGGCGCCGACGTGGACTGGACGGTCACCCCCCGCCCCGTCTACCGGGCGGACGGGCGCAAGGAGCCGGACTGCTACACCGACCCGCCGGAGCTGCACGACGCCCTCACCGATGGGCTCGGCACCTTCCCGCTGTTCAGCTACTGGGGGCCGGGCGCCGGGCTGGCGTCGTCGGCGTGGATCTGCCGGGCCGCCGAGCGGATCCTCGCCGACCACGCGCCGGACCTGACCCTGGTCTACGTCCCGCACCTCGACTACGACCTGCAACGCTTCGGCCCCTCGTCGCCCCGCGCCGCCGCGGCGGCGGCCGAGCTGGACGGCGTGCTCGGGCCGCTGCTGGACGCCGCCCGCGCCCGCGACGCGACCGTGGTGGTGCTCTCGGAGTACGGCATCACCGACGTCTCCCGCCCGGTCGACGTCAACCGGGCGCTGCGCGCCGAGGGGCTGCTGCGGGTGCACACCCAGGCCGGCATGGAGTACCTGGACCCGTGGACCTCGCGGGCCTTCGCGGTGGCGGACCACCAGGTGGCGCACGTCCACGTCCGCGACCCGGCCGACGTGCCGGCGGTGGCGGCGCTCTGCGCGGGGCTGCCCGGGGTGGCCGAGGTGCTCGACGCCGACGGCCGGGCCGCGTACGGGCTGGACCATCCGCGCGCCGGGGAGCTGGTCCTCGTCGCCGAGCCGGACGCCTGGTTCACCTACTACTACTGGCTCGACGACGCCCGCGCGCCGGACTTCGCCCGGCTGGTGGACATTCATCGCAAGCCGGGTTACGACCCCGCCGAACTCTTCTTCGACCCGGCCGCACCGTTGGCGGCGAAGCGGCGGGCCGCCGTGGCGTTGGCGCGCAAGAAGCTCGGGATGCGCTACCTGATGAGCGTGGTGGGGCTGGACGCCGGCGCCCGGGCGGTGCGCGGGTCGCACGGCCGGCTCCCGGCCGACCCGGCCGACGGGCCGGTGCTGCTCTGCTCCGATCCGTCCGCCGCCCGGGACCGGGTCGCCGCGACCGAGGTCAAGGCGCTCCTGCTGGAGCTGGCGGGGCTGGCGCCGCCGGCGCTCCCCGGCACGGTCCCGCCACCGCGCCGCGCCGGGCCGTCCACCCCGGCGTCGGCCGGGCCGTCCACCCCGGCGTCGGCCGGGCCGTCCACCCCGGCGTCGGCCGGGCCGTCCACCCCGGCGTCGGCCGGGCCGCCCACCCCGCAGTCGGCCGGGCCGTCCAGGGAGGAGGCGTGA
- a CDS encoding polyprenyl synthetase family protein, whose translation MTAVVAPTDTSGLRARFDAALAAFLDRQGRDWPDGAPRGVFTALHRFVLAGGKRLRPLFCYWGWRGAGGADGAPIVAAAAALELFHAFALIHDDILDGSDRRRGGPSVHRLFADLHARSSWRGDPEAYGRNTALLCGDLCAAWSDQMFHECGLDVGRVRRGYAVYALMRTEVIAGEYLDLVSGVGDGSVASALTVVRMKAARYTVTRPLQIGATLAGAGPELLAALAEFGDPLGDAFQLRDDVLGVFGDPTVTGKSVLDDLREGKPTVMMALARGAADRAQAARLRELFGNPALDGDGAAELRKIIEATGARERIEEMIRVRAEAALAALGATPVTAEARAALTTLAARAVDRPH comes from the coding sequence GTGACCGCCGTCGTCGCCCCGACCGACACGAGCGGGCTGCGGGCCCGGTTCGACGCCGCGCTCGCCGCCTTCCTCGACCGGCAGGGCCGGGACTGGCCGGACGGCGCGCCCCGGGGCGTCTTCACCGCGCTGCACCGGTTCGTGCTGGCCGGCGGCAAGCGGCTGCGTCCGCTCTTCTGCTACTGGGGCTGGCGGGGCGCGGGCGGCGCCGACGGCGCACCGATCGTGGCGGCCGCCGCCGCGTTGGAGCTGTTCCACGCGTTCGCGCTGATCCACGACGACATCCTGGACGGCAGCGACCGCCGTCGGGGCGGGCCGTCGGTGCACCGGCTCTTCGCCGACCTGCACGCCCGCTCGTCCTGGCGCGGCGACCCCGAGGCGTACGGGCGCAACACCGCGCTGCTCTGCGGTGACCTCTGCGCCGCCTGGTCCGACCAGATGTTCCACGAGTGCGGCCTGGACGTGGGGCGGGTGCGCCGGGGGTACGCGGTCTACGCGCTGATGCGCACCGAGGTGATCGCGGGGGAGTACCTGGACCTGGTCTCCGGGGTGGGCGACGGGTCGGTGGCGAGCGCGCTGACCGTCGTCCGGATGAAGGCGGCCCGCTACACGGTCACCCGGCCGTTGCAGATCGGGGCGACGCTGGCCGGGGCCGGGCCGGAGCTGCTCGCCGCGCTGGCCGAGTTCGGCGACCCGCTGGGCGACGCGTTCCAACTGCGCGACGACGTGCTGGGGGTCTTCGGCGACCCGACGGTCACCGGCAAGTCGGTCCTGGACGACCTGCGGGAGGGCAAGCCGACGGTGATGATGGCGCTGGCCCGTGGCGCCGCCGACCGGGCGCAGGCCGCGCGGCTGCGGGAGCTGTTCGGCAACCCGGCGCTCGACGGCGACGGCGCCGCCGAGCTGCGGAAGATCATCGAAGCCACCGGGGCCCGCGAGCGGATCGAGGAGATGATCCGGGTGCGCGCGGAGGCCGCCCTGGCGGCCCTGGGGGCCACCCCGGTGACCGCCGAGGCCCGCGCCGCCCTGACCACCCTCGCCGCCCGGGCCGTCGACCGTCCCCACTGA